The Thunnus albacares chromosome 13, fThuAlb1.1, whole genome shotgun sequence genome segment GTCCTAacaaacatacttttttttacctcataGAACATTTGCAgaacctttaaaaaaagataccTGCATTATTTGCATTGACCTGTGATTTCTCCTGCAGCACATTACTGTTACCAACTGCCCATATACATTACAGCTCTTTGTATGCACATGTGTGCTATGGCCAAGGCTAGATTATCAATGGGGCAAAATGGGCAACTGCCCAGAGGCTACACTCCTCAGGGGCCCATAAAGCCCAGGTTTACTGCATATAATTTGGGTCTACGTAATTTGATTAATcatgtcaaaatctagttttaagacattaattgttttactttacatttgttgtaaagttttgttttatcaaactgcaCAAAAAACCTTGGGTAAGGTAGTATTATTCCATCATAGGAGTACTGTGAGGCTGCAACCAATtcataattaatattttcactGTCCATAGCTCTGCCAATTATCTTCTTTAATAATGCattgattgttcagtgtataaaacgtcagaaaatagtgacaaTGCCAATTTCCATTCCCTGGAGCCCAAATTAACATATTcagatgacttgttttgtctgaccaacagtcaaaaacccaaagatgttgagtttactatcatgaaGAACTggacaaatattcacatttgagaaactggtgaatgttttggcatttttgcattaaaaaatgaacattttaacaaaagcaATCATCAAAATTGATGGTGACTGTGCCTCCAGGGAGACATgatgccaattaattttctgtcaagcCATTAATCATGTAATCCCCTCAGCTCTAGAGTACTACATGTATAGTTCTAGAGTACTAAATGTATAGCTCTAGAGTACTACATGTATAGTTCTAGAGTACAACATGTATAGTTCTAGAGTACTACATGTATAGTTCTAGAGTACAACATGTATAGCTCTGGAGTACTACATGTATAGTTCTAGAGTACAACATGTATAGTTCTAGAGTACTACATGTATAGTTCTAGAGTACAACATGTATAGTTGGGGTCAATAGGGGCCCAACAACAAACTTCTGCTGTGCAGCCCTATAAGAGGTTAATCCGACCATGATGATGACAACCAAACTGTGATATAAACGTTATGGACAACAAATCGAGTCATCAGAACAAATTCCACTCCACACAGTACTGCTGAGTATCCTGATTCCATGAAGGAGAGGTGTGGTGATATCTGTTCAGGAGGGCTTTCCAAAGCCCTTTGTTTAACCAGCTGTTTGTGACTCCAACTTCTGACAGAGTGGTATTCAAttcccccccgcccccccccccaaaaaaagtaGCTGGTGGTGTTTATTCATTGTATGTGATGTTTTGGTATTAATGAGTACTCACAAAGGCTAAAGAACAGGTTGAATAGAAAGTGACAGGGTCTGGTTTCAGTGATATGTGAACCTCCATTGTGGTCATAGGTCTGCTGCTAAACTAGATACGTACATTTCTATAACTTCTATACAAGTATGCCTTAACTGGTTTGGATGTAATGGGGTCATGGACAAAATACAATTTGAAGACAAATATCTAGCAGCTCTTTATATCTCTTTCTTTGTAGATCACTGTGAAATTAGATTATCAACAAAGGATACCATGTATGCACTGAAACTGTTTAACATCTAACTATTAGGGGCTCAGTTCATGTGAAGATCATTGGATGCTGTGTGGTGTGCGTATAATGAAGTACAATTTAACACTAAAATAAGTTGACTTTATAAtgtaatttatcatttttttcaaaactcaGGATCTGCAAACATGCAAAGTCACTTGTGTGtaaatttacacacaaacactgtagcAGACCTCCAAAATACACTTTTTGAGAAGATGACGGAGAAGAAGACATTatgaaaactttttattttttgttttgtgtagaGTACACCCACAAGTGCTGTCGTATTAAACCTTAAACAACTGTtcaaaaacccccaaaaaaacccaaactatcAAACATGATCAAGATGGCAAGTTGTGAGAGTGAATGTGATGGTTGATTTCAAAAGTGGAAGTCCAGTTATGTGTAGGTGATAGGGAATTGCCCATGTAGATAACCTTACTGATATTCATTTGAAAATGGTTTAGTGTAATGCAAAAAcctaataaataatgaaaacaatatattGAACAGTGGCTTCAAACTCAAAACACATTCTCTCGTGTCAAACTTTGCATTGCACTTGTGCAACCCTGAAACAGTCACTCATTTAGTTTGGCTATCATAAAACTCTATATgaattacactttttttcatAGATTTGTATTAGTACATTAGCATCTGCTGATAAAATATCTCCAAAATAATTCTGCTACCCTCACTACAAACTAGTGGTTCCCTTTTTATGCTTTTCTAAGCCAAAGCGCATGAGTGCATAACACTTAAgctttccttctcctctctttgcATTTCAAATAAGTCTATACAGAACATTTCTAGTACATTTCTTATACAACTACAACCATAAGAAAAGACCACAAAAACATGCTACATGAGAATAAACACTATAAGAGCAACATTATGCTGAGCTTAGTTCTACTACACCACAGGTCTTGTGGGTAAAGTTGCCATACACCAATTCATCCCACAGTTTAGTTTGTGTGGAGTTGCGTGTACAGGTGTCTCCttcctttaaaaatgtctgcTTCTCCTGTAGAATACAGCTGCCACAGCTAGAACCACAGCGATGACCACCGTGAGGATGCCTACAGCTATCCCGAGACCCATCCTGGAGTCCGAGTCCGAGTCACTGCTGGATGCAGCTGCTCACAAGACAACCAGAGTACAAATATACTAACATTCAGTGAAGGCATCATTGCATCCCCATGCAGAAATCATAATCTGCACACCATGAGGCAGATAAAGCCTTGAGGCAACCACCGGACAACTCATGGtcacattaattattaattaatttcacTGTCATTGAGATAGTACTTAGATGgaataaatgaaacatttatattCCTCTTGGAATCTAAATGTTTAATCATCTGGTGAACTAATAAGAAGTGCATTACAGGGAATTAAACAATACCATACCTTCCTCCTTAGATGTCAGTGctgatagaaacagatgaaaggaGAAAATTAATTACAATTAGTATTTGTGATGATTTTTTCTCACTATGCCActcattaaataattattacTCATTATTACACAAGCCAAAACCTCTATGCAGGGTCATATGgattttgaaaataattaacttgatttacaaaatacagtacagataATACATAATATTACACTATATATTTCCCTGTTGTACATTCTATATTATAGTTCTGAATAATGAAGACAGTATACccataataatgatgacagtatACCCATAATTAGGAAATGTGGATTAACACTGAACCCCAAAGCTGTAtctttatattacatttatataaaacagTTGGGATGTTAATGTTTCCCAACAAGCATTTTTATGGTCTTTGTAAACCATGATATGCTCACCATAACCCCGTGATAATCAGAACATCACATATTCCagtgaaaaaaatcatgagCATTATATAGAACCTTAAGTGTTATACATTCAAAccaatacatatatttatttatatattcccACTATTACGTTATGTAAAATCACACTCATGATGCATTTTTCATCTCTGGTGTGATTATAATGTGATGTTATGATAATGGCTTATTATAACATGGTCATTAAACCCGAGTAAGCTATCTCCAGTTAAGCCATTTAGCAGTTTTCCCTCTGTACCATGTCACATCAATACCTAAGGCAACAAAGTATTGTACATTcagtttttataaatgttgttaaTTTGCTGATTGCTCTATAATGTCTTGTGATCAGTGTTGCCACACAGCAGTACTTACAGTTATCATTCCTGGCGATGATGGGAACTGCTAAGGATAGAGTGGTGGCCTCTGAGACACCAGTGGAGTGAACATCCCTTCTCCTCCTGGTGTTACATTGCTATAGATGAAGGGAGAAGGAGTGTAATTAACTGAAGAATATTCCCAGCATTAAGGGAAAAAATGTGCTGAACATCTTCTTTCACCAttgatctttcactaaccttaaaGTCGCTGCAGGTGCTGATCTCACAGAGTCTGGTGATGCAGTGCAGGTAGTAGGTGGACACTGTCTGGTTCTGCTGTTCAACAAACCTGAAGGCTGGGAAGGAGAAGCGGGCATGGTGACTGTCCCCGTTCTCATGCATGGTGGTCATCTGGTCCTTAGAGCACCTGTTggacatatgtatatataaaaaaaaaacagtgtttgccTAACATGGACTTTGACTGTCTCTTCAGAATGAGATTTGAGGACTTACGAGACAAACAGGTTGAAGAAAGTGGAGTTGGTAGGATGAGGAGATATGGAAGCATAGCATCGGTCCATGAGGACATGGTACCTTTTGGGGAAGAACAATGGGCATCAGAGGTGgtgctaaaatacattttttcttctgatAAACATAATATCATTCTTTTACTATGTTTGTTTCTGGAGTAGGGCTGTCTGAAATAGCAAAGCTTCACTAATGTGTTGCATGAAATTTGTCACATCTCTAGTCATACAAACAAGACCAGAGTCAGCAGGTGGGTTCTCTTACTGATCAGTCAGGTTGGCTGCTTGGACCTGGACATAAATGTTGGTCCTCAGCTCTAACCCCAGTTGTGGTATGTCCAGAGGAGTGGTGTAGTTGACATCCTGTCAACAGAACATTACAGCTGCTGGTTATtactcacattttaaaaagttcactTGGGAAGCTTGTTTGCCCTTATCAGCTGATTCTGGTTTGTAtagtgtgtgatgttgtgttttagTCCAGAATTGCACTGAACTGATTTGATTTGGACTAAAGTAGAAGTAAGTTGAATTAATCTGAATTGAGTAGTTTCAATGGGCCAGGTCACATACATGTCTCGGTTTTGCACTTTTAGCTTTAgatttcacaataaaataattgcATGTATGTGACTTTATTTAATGCCTGTAACAAATCACACTGGACAACAAGAAATATAACTCTTcttaataatgaaaacataacCAATTACAGTAAATAACTGTAGATAAAACATCTTTAATGAATCAAATCATTGTTAGACATACTGACTTGACAGCCAGCACCTCACCACAAAACATCTGTGTCTCAACTTACACTGAAGAGCTCCATGCTCAACGTACTGATGAAGCTTCCATTGTTGTCCCTCACTGCAATGGAGGATGCTGACCTAAAGAAACAGCGAAACAGGGAGGAGTTATCTGGATGGAACATGTCTGACTGCATGTTGCCTGTTATTGTACACCAGGAGATTATCCCCACCAATAGAAGAAAATAAGCTATATACATTTACAGCCTGAAAGTCTAAACACACCCATGTAGTTTATGGCTAGTTAATCTTTTATGTTGAATTGTTAGTTTAGTCACTCCTcttaaaagcagaaaaatacacTTTCTTCAGTGGTTTTTATTATTTGCATGCTTAATACTGTTAATAACTTTGTGTACTGTGGTGTTTACACCTAAATGAAACGAGTATCAGAATGTTGTTATAATCCAATTTCTTTACTAATAGTGATATAAATGACTTGATTGTAAGAGAGATGAGCCAAAAGGTTAATATCTCAATTAAACATACTTTTAAACAgcactgaaagagaaaaagcatCAGAAAAAAGCATGCCTTTGCCTGGCTCTGTTTAAGTAAGAAAAATAGTAAAATTCCTCAAAAACCAAACTGTCCCATTAAAAAGAGCAATGTCTGTCGTAGAATACTTTCCCTCAGAATAgtcaaagaaaaagtaaatgtcCCCATATAACAACATGTCCATCTCAACAAAGTAATTGGAGAGATACAAGCAGAGATCTTACACTTCCACCTGGGTGTTGTTGATGAAATACTCCAGAGGGTAAGCACAGGAGTAATAATATTTTAGCTCCGCGTTATAGGTCACTACCCCCGTGGTCAGATCATGGGAGGACACCAGACCACTGACATTAACCGTCTGGATGTTGGAGAAGTCAGCAAAGATCCCTGTGCCAGCTGCACTGGTGGTCTGGAGGCAACATGTACAGTAAGTTCAAgcacagagaacaaaaaaagagtATGCTTTGAGAAAATATATGGATTCTCCCCCATTTTACTTCTTGTCCAAACTCTACTAACCACGAAGGTGCTGCCACAAGCGTTGGTCATGTTGATGGGGAAGGTGAACCGGACAACTGGTGGGGTGACAGAGTCATCCAAAGTTCCTTTACACTCCGGATTGTTAAACATTTGGTTGATGATGAGCAGAGACTCGTTGTAGCCAGTGTAGATGACAGGGCAGTATAGTATAGCCAGGCTAATTGAGGATGTGCCACATTCAACTGAGATGTCAGAGTATTCTATAAGAGAGGGGAAGGTCCGCCAATAAGCTTTTTCTGCAGTTGTGACTtgaaattttatttattcacaaaGTAATTTAAAGTCTGAAAGCTAAAAACTCCTAGACGCCAAATTCCAATTTTAAATGTACTCTTTCGATGTTACTACTTTTTTACACCTGTGCAGAGGTCAGGGGTTAAAATGAAGCTATAAGTTCCATATAAACTATGGAAGAGAACATAAATGCCTTTTCAGAACCTGTGTACAGTATAGatgacataaaacaaatcagaaaaaacagaagcaggCATACTATACCTGGACGTCGAAGGTCATTTTGGCATGTTAACTGACTGCTTTTGGCCACCATGGATGCCAAGAAGAGAAAGCTAAGAAGGTTCATTTTTGCTTCCCTTGTTGCGGACATATCTGTAATAGAAGGAAATAAGTATGCACCAAAATATACTAAAGTTTCTGTAGATGTTTTTGATTGAAGATTGTTGTTACCTTACATGACACCCACCTTAACTGTCCCACTcctgtcctccctctctctgctttgAACAATATATAAAGTTGTGGGAGATGCTTATATAGCTATGACTCTTTCTTAGGATTGGACAGAAACAAGGTCAATGTAGTTTGGTGTGTCCACCTGAACTTCACTGTATGGGAACAATTCTTTTGTACAGGGAGTTCCATGGACTATACCTTAAGGGTTATTAGTGAAATCCAATCCAACACAGCGAGAGTCTTTATGAGGCACCAGACACAATGTCCTGACtccttttctttaaaatacagattCCCTTAGAATGCTAACATGAGCCTTCATGAAGTAAGTGTTAAATCCCTGGGGATCATACTCAACACTTTGATGCCCTTTTTAGGTGAGCATCTATGTATTCACAATAACAGCAATATCCTTTATCATGACCCAAAGATGATCCTGTGGGATAGTTTTAATGCCCCACAGGAGGCTGCAGGTATTGCACCTGGGGTAATCTGTTAATGTCAGTCAGAAGAATCTTTTTGGAGGTCTACAGtagtggaagaaatattcagatcctttatttaagtaaaagtaccaatatagcatgcaaaaatgcaaaaatactccattacaagtcctgcatgaaaaatcctacttaagtaaaataagtattatgagcttgatgtagttaaagtattgcagtaaaagtagtggtttggtccctctgactggtatattattatatatgacttttTGTCTAATCTTtaatttttggtgaaatattggatcatttgaacattgaaTGAAACCATGAGACAACATGAagccatgtgagaagtttagagggaaaatcactatttggtggaaaaaaattTTTTAACAAAGAGCTAAATAGTGTCAGTAAAAACTGTAGCCACATGTTTGTGAGATATCTTTACgtaatgttaaataatcatcagtgctgctagctaaccagctaacattagctataAGTTTAAAGCCTTTCTGCTGACATTGTCTTGTTAAATATTGCTATGAAATGCAATTTACATTAACAAATGACTTGTGAGACTACACCTTCAAAAGAATTGACTGCATGACTAGTGACACCAGCACACCTGAGAGGTCTAGCATATGTGTAGCCTGGATCTCAGTTGTGTTATCAGGGTGGATGATGTGCTCCATTGTTTACTTTCCcaaccaatcacacacacaggtaagcAGGGTCTTTCAACAAGGAGAGAGGTAGTGCATGTATCTGTGGAAACAAATAAATTTAGCATTTATCCCTATATCCAGAGTCTCAAATGGAAAAACTCCACCTATGTAAATCAATTTCACCCTCCAGTTTTGCTTTCTTAAcatagaaaagaaaatacagcattCTTTAGTGTGGCGGTGCATCAGCTGTTACCTTACTTAGCAAATAGGCTCATTGACACAAGGGTGGAAAAAGCTGGAATACCAGGGTTGCCTGGCTGCTTACAAAGCACACAAATTTGGCACCAGCTTCAGTCAGCTAAACCAGAGACGAGAGACAATCATGCTGTAATTTTGGAACTTGCTGATGTATTCAGCTCTGCATAATCTGTAGCCAGAGCATCAAGAATCTTGTTAGAGCATATTTCCGTGatcagatgtgtttttacaACAACAGATTTTACTGCAGTGTGGCAGTAAATTATGGGAATTATGACAGGATGTACAATTTCCCCTGTAGTTTAACACTAACAGCAGAGAGTTGGTAACCATCAGGACATATATGTAGTAATGGGGGAAAGACAGCAGGGGCTGTATGTTCATAAAATAATACATGGACAaaaatttactgtatgttttgagtTACATTAAGACATAGTGGTACTTGCAGCCTTTTGGTCTGAGACACATATCATACTACTAACCAGGTCTGATTTTAATGTggaacctttgttgcatgtcaaccacaaaaatcacacaaaatctATGTCAACCTTCTCATCTTTGTGTGACACTcacataaaatgtgtttgaaagaaATTGTTCCTTTTACCACAGTCATCTGTTCAGCAGTAGCAAATAAAATGTCTGTATACTTATGTTAATTCATTGCATatacaataaacacatttgtgataaaaaaaaaaagaaaatcttcaaattaaatgaagttaatcaattaatgagACTGCATGGCTGATTTGTGCTAAAAAGAGAACATCACACATAGAGGAGTGAAAACCTTAATATAATGAGTGGACACTATTAAGTGCTGCAGCATTTATGGCTTCAGGATTTAAATGATAGTGGGCAAAATCCCCACTGATAACAGCAGGTGTAGAATTATAGTAATCCAAGGTTCTTCTTATCAGGAATGCTATGAGTTTCAGAGAAATCATCATCACCCAACCTGGGAGAGAATTCTCATTCTGAGTGATTCTGGAGAGCGAGCTGGTGGTGGCATAACAAGTGAGGAGCTTTGTCTCATTGCATAAGCTCCTTCTATTGCTATGCAGATATTCTTTCCCTTTAGCTTTTCAGTTCATCCTGTGCAGCTCCAGAAGCTGTGTAAACCTTACTTGAGAAAAGCCTTTATGATTTTACATGGGACAACAGCCTAAATATTATCATCAGCAAAACTACTACTGCTACTTCACGTAAACATTCCAACTGCATTCATAACATCCAACTCCAGGGTGCATTGATatgaaaaacatactgtagacaTCCTATGTAATAAGAATGTTTACACACCAAGTGTGGGTTCAGATTGTTTATGTGAGACATTTTCTATCCACAGAATTCACCAAAAAGTGTCTGTAATGTAAGATTTAATGCAAAACAAGTTGATGATCAAGTATAACAACCGAATGGATTGAAACAGGACTGTGTGACAGTGAATctacatgcttttttttaaaattacaaatatgaCAAGTGATACCAGATAGAAAAAATCGAATAAAACAATAGTTtgtagtgtgtttttgttttatttccattaGAAGTTAAatgaacatacatacatatatctTTCAGTCAAtagaatttattattttcaaaggCAACATATATATAATAGCGCAGCTCAAGCAGTCTGAATGTTGTATTGGATATTATATTGCAAAAGGTATCTCAGAAAAGTCTACTTTAATTTTTCATTCTGTATcactatttttatttcaaatgtttcctGTCATTTGCTCAGCATGTGCTGAAGTGTCACCTTCTTAATCTCAGTAAATATCAGACACGTGAATActtctgtttacataaaagAAAACGTGAGAAGACGCACTGTGTGATTTGACCCTCAATTTCTCTTGCTGAAGATAATGAGTGGGTGTAGCTCTCTGACTGATAACCTTATGTTAGTGACCTTTCCAGCAGATTAACCAAAACAATACTCAGTGTCCCGCTCTACTGTGGCCCCAAGAGGACTGCTGTCACTGTACAttgtgtaaaataataataatatggcagtatttttttctttatcactTCCCcttatgaattttaaaaatctacaaATAATGTTACAACTGAATAATTGTTACATTGTCTGCCATCTTTTAAATACTACACCCAAGGACTTTACAAATTACTCAACCATCAACTACATAGAATTAACTTAACCAGTGTAGTGTTGGTAGAATGTGTCTGGAATacaaacctgcattctctcaaCTCTATATGGCACATAGTTACAGATCTCTGCTGTATTTatacaaaagaaacaaatttattttatgaGCAAaaagtgacagtaaaaaaatgttAGTAACTTTTTGTCACAGGCAAAAAGGTGTTTCAAATGAGCTAATAAGCTAGCCAGGTGTGGTCACACAACCTGTGCTATATTCagagctttacaagatattGATGACAATAAAcgttaatatttatataaagtcTGAACAGCAGGGCCATAGCTATGTACTGGCACTCCCCCACAGACACACCTACACCGGAGAGCCTCTCCTAGTTGAGCcgctagctcagctacaacaaagatacaacacagaaacttttacaaagggccatgaatgtgcttctagtgactgCCAAAGCTCCAGCAGActctgtgtttccagtgtggacacagagagtctgactgcagctgctcatggctggttaGCTCTGACTACCAGCTCTACATCACTGTTCATGCTACACTAAGCAGTAAGTCTCTATCACACTGTTGGTAAGTCACTGACCCTGACCTCCTGCATCATACACTATGTAGCCATGAGGCCATGCTTCCTACAGTTGTTGTTCTATTTAGTGAATTCTAACAGAATTTTGGGTGTTAAGTTTCTCTTTAACGTTAGCTAGATTGCATAGATACAAACTATGTTAAGAAAAGCATATTTTTCCCATTCAATGGAAATAGTGGCACCTTTTGTCTTCACTcttacattattttcattttcagattcaTAGAAGAGCTTCTTGTGTTGCCCCTCCATTGCCTGCTCTTGCTGTGTTGCTGACTCAACTATTATTCTGCTTGTAGCTTAATATGATGATTTCAGTCAGTTTCATTTTGTAATATATGTGGgagataaatattaattatGTAGATTTATGTCTCAGTCCggatttatttctgtttggatCCAGATCCGGACCAGAGTCTGCCTATTGAGTACCCTTGATGTATGAGGTAGTCTGAGTAAGTATAAGAATTCCGGCCTGAATTTTTGTCCCAGTCCAGCCTTGCTTTATGCTAAACTAGGCTAATCACTTCTAGACTCCATAGTTCCATAgtcaacacacagacatgagagtggtacaTATGTTTCCATCTAACTTTTGGCAAGAAAGCACATAAGCATATCTCACAGAAAgatcaaactattcctttgaaGGAGGCCATCTGATTCCAGGTGACACTGAGAGAGCAATCAGACAAATCAGACACCAGGCAAAGATCTTTGACTACATCCTGCAGGACACTGCATCGGCTCTTTTGAGGCACACTACATGAGCTGCTCTGCCCACTACCTTAAGAAAGCCTCTAATTTTGAAGATTACTTTCCCAGATGTTTTCCTGTGGCTCAGAGTTAAAAGACAGTTTGAATTAAACATCAGACATGGCTCTCTGCTTTGAACTGTTCTTTTCCAGTTGAGTTAGACAATGTTCTGAGTGGGAAGTTATTTTCAGAGCACATAAGAACTTTCAAATTATGAGAGTAAACTAGGAGGCACTCCTAGAGTGCAAACCTCCATCAACACTCAATAGCTTACTGTAACACTCAGAAAAACTGGTTTCCCTTTTCTTATTCTCCCTATTTTTTCCCTTCATTAGACATAATATTCTAATTACCAACCAAAGCTAATTCTGTCTTACATCTCCCAACACTTATCAACActaaatttcatgaaaatctattcatacattttaaactgttgacaaaaacagctgaaagaTGTCCCTGTTCCCAGTTTCTAAACTTTGTAAGTGcacatatttgttttgtatATTACCAAAAATAATGTGGGATAATATGCCCTCCCTTTGTATTGTAGTTTGTGGTACCTGCATTGGGAGGCCAATGCTCTGACCAGTTGCATGTCAGTTGCATCTATAGATTCCCACAAAGGGTCTGTTCAGACCAGGATGCAAAGTTTGAGATCCACTTGACTGAAGAGCTGTTGCGGTGAGCTTGCCTGAAGAAACCACGAACAACACCTTATGAACAGAACCTTCAGAAGTATGATCACCCAGCACCCAGGGATACGTACAAATGGCTGTAGATGCTGCAGACACTGACCTCTGTCTACAACTGTACAGCTCATGAGCCACCTGGGTGTCCTCACCTGTATCTCACGTATGGCTGCCCTTGGATGTTATGTTCTACAAAGTGGAGACAC includes the following:
- the si:ch211-103f14.3 gene encoding zona pellucida-like domain-containing protein 1, with the translated sequence MSATREAKMNLLSFLFLASMVAKSSQLTCQNDLRRPEYSDISVECGTSSISLAILYCPVIYTGYNESLLIINQMFNNPECKGTLDDSVTPPVVRFTFPINMTNACGSTFVTTSAAGTGIFADFSNIQTVNVSGLVSSHDLTTGVVTYNAELKYYYSCAYPLEYFINNTQVEVSASSIAVRDNNGSFISTLSMELFSDVNYTTPLDIPQLGLELRTNIYVQVQAANLTDQYHVLMDRCYASISPHPTNSTFFNLFVSCSKDQMTTMHENGDSHHARFSFPAFRFVEQQNQTVSTYYLHCITRLCEISTCSDFKQCNTRRRRDVHSTGVSEATTLSLAVPIIARNDNSLTSKEEAASSSDSDSDSRMGLGIAVGILTVVIAVVLAVAAVFYRRSRHF